A part of Thermococcus sp. SY098 genomic DNA contains:
- a CDS encoding acetate--CoA ligase family protein, whose product MDRVSKAREIIEKAKTEGRPLVEPEAKEILKLYGIPTPDFKVARNEEEAVKFAREIGYPVVMKIVSPQIIHKSDAGGVKINIKNDDEAREAFRTIMENAKRYKPDADLWGVIIYKMLPLGKEVIVGMIRDPQFGPAVMFGLGGIFVEILKDVSFRVAPITKEEALEMIKEIKAYPILAGARGEKPVNIEALADIIVKVGELALELPEVKELDINPIFAYEDEAVAVDARMLL is encoded by the coding sequence ATGGATAGGGTTTCAAAAGCAAGGGAAATTATCGAAAAAGCCAAGACTGAGGGCAGACCTCTTGTAGAACCAGAGGCTAAGGAGATTCTCAAGCTCTACGGCATTCCAACTCCAGATTTCAAAGTTGCAAGAAATGAGGAGGAAGCCGTTAAGTTTGCAAGGGAGATTGGTTATCCAGTTGTCATGAAGATTGTTTCACCCCAGATTATCCACAAGAGTGACGCTGGCGGTGTTAAAATTAACATCAAAAACGATGATGAGGCAAGAGAAGCATTCAGAACAATAATGGAAAATGCAAAGAGATACAAGCCAGATGCAGACCTTTGGGGTGTTATAATTTACAAGATGCTCCCACTTGGAAAGGAAGTTATCGTCGGCATGATCAGAGACCCACAGTTTGGCCCAGCTGTGATGTTCGGTCTTGGTGGTATATTCGTTGAGATCCTTAAGGACGTCAGCTTTAGAGTCGCTCCAATAACAAAGGAAGAGGCACTTGAAATGATTAAAGAAATCAAGGCTTACCCAATTCTTGCTGGTGCAAGAGGAGAAAAACCAGTAAACATTGAGGCTTTGGCAGACATAATTGTTAAAGTTGGTGAATTGGCACTTGAGCTTCCAGAGGTCAAAGAGCTTGACATCAACCCAATCTTTGCTTATGAGGATGAAGCAGTTGCCGTCGATGCAAGAATGCTACTTTGA
- the pyk gene encoding pyruvate kinase — MRLPSHKTKIIATIGPASNSKNMIERLIKAGMNVARINFAHGNFEQHAETIETIRKVSERLNTRVAILGDLPGLKIRVGKLKGDAVVLHRGQTVVLTNREIEGDETTIPVECEAFPKLVSKGDIIYLSDGYITLKVEDVQGNDVICRVIVGGTLFSRKGINIPKINLPLEAITERDLEILEFALEHGVDAIGISFVGSAYDVMKVKRFAEKMGKRIFTIAKIERPDAVRNFDEILNAADGIMIARGDLGVEMPIEKLPIIQKKLINKANLVGKPVITATQMLVSMTADKIPTRAEVTDVANAILDGTDAVMLSEETAIGKYPVEAVRMMARIAKTTEAYRESSGHTRMLEWKEKIPKRGTIKDAITRSIIEALNTVDIKYILTPTRTGQTARLISRFKPKQWILAFAEDEKVCNSLMFSYGVYPFCVEDTTNEQELIQLIKDLGIVKTNDTVLLTSGKPIEKTVGTNTIKIFTIA, encoded by the coding sequence ATGAGGCTTCCGTCCCATAAAACAAAGATAATTGCTACAATAGGGCCCGCCTCTAACTCAAAGAACATGATTGAAAGGCTGATAAAGGCTGGGATGAACGTTGCGAGAATCAACTTTGCGCATGGAAACTTTGAGCAACATGCAGAAACAATTGAAACGATAAGGAAAGTGTCCGAGAGACTAAATACCCGTGTAGCAATTCTTGGGGATTTGCCAGGCTTAAAAATTAGGGTGGGCAAGCTTAAGGGCGATGCTGTTGTTCTGCACAGAGGGCAAACTGTGGTGCTGACAAATAGAGAAATAGAAGGAGACGAAACAACCATTCCTGTGGAATGTGAGGCATTCCCAAAACTGGTTTCTAAGGGAGATATAATATACCTAAGTGATGGATACATTACACTAAAAGTGGAGGATGTTCAGGGAAATGATGTTATCTGCAGGGTAATAGTTGGAGGCACACTCTTCTCAAGAAAAGGTATCAATATTCCAAAGATCAATCTTCCACTCGAGGCAATTACCGAAAGGGATTTAGAAATTTTGGAGTTTGCCCTTGAGCATGGTGTTGATGCCATAGGGATTTCCTTTGTTGGTTCGGCATATGACGTTATGAAGGTCAAGAGATTTGCCGAAAAGATGGGAAAACGGATTTTCACAATAGCAAAGATTGAGAGACCAGATGCCGTTAGAAACTTTGACGAGATACTCAATGCTGCAGATGGAATAATGATAGCACGGGGCGACTTAGGAGTTGAGATGCCAATAGAAAAGCTCCCTATAATCCAGAAAAAGCTCATAAACAAGGCAAATCTTGTCGGAAAACCCGTCATAACAGCAACTCAGATGCTCGTATCAATGACTGCCGACAAAATTCCAACAAGGGCCGAGGTTACAGATGTTGCAAATGCTATATTGGATGGAACCGATGCTGTTATGCTCTCCGAGGAGACGGCAATAGGCAAGTATCCTGTTGAAGCCGTGAGGATGATGGCAAGAATTGCAAAGACCACTGAAGCATATAGGGAGTCTTCAGGACATACAAGAATGCTTGAATGGAAGGAAAAAATTCCGAAAAGAGGTACAATTAAAGATGCCATAACGAGGAGCATAATTGAAGCATTAAACACAGTTGATATAAAGTACATTCTAACACCCACAAGAACAGGACAAACTGCCCGCTTGATTTCGAGATTCAAGCCAAAACAGTGGATATTGGCTTTTGCTGAAGATGAAAAGGTCTGCAATAGTCTGATGTTCTCCTACGGTGTTTATCCCTTCTGCGTTGAAGATACCACAAATGAACAGGAGCTTATTCAGCTCATAAAAGATCTTGGAATTGTGAAGACCAACGATACTGTGCTTTTAACCTCGGGGAAGCCAATAGAAAAGACAGTGGGGACAAATACAATAAAGATTTTCACGATCGCTTAA
- a CDS encoding COG2426 family protein: MNEFVYIFLLSLLPTFEGRYAIVYGIAKGYPLWETLLTASLGVLLLSLTLPLFLPLIDVVMVTLEKTFLGKVAEMYLKYVQRVRKKAHPYVEKWGFYGLIIFVAVPLPGTGIWTGSLAAYIFGMGNRKTIPALILGGLLSMMITLIPSLGFRFLV, encoded by the coding sequence TTGAATGAATTCGTATATATCTTCTTACTTTCACTATTGCCAACTTTTGAGGGAAGGTACGCAATAGTGTATGGAATTGCAAAAGGGTACCCGTTATGGGAAACTCTTTTGACGGCTTCTTTGGGCGTTTTGCTCCTTTCTTTAACCTTGCCCTTGTTTCTACCTCTTATTGATGTTGTAATGGTCACTCTTGAAAAAACGTTTCTGGGAAAAGTGGCAGAGATGTATCTAAAATATGTGCAGCGGGTTAGGAAGAAAGCTCACCCGTATGTAGAGAAGTGGGGATTTTATGGGTTGATAATATTTGTTGCCGTGCCTTTACCTGGCACCGGGATCTGGACTGGGAGTTTAGCCGCTTACATCTTTGGGATGGGAAATAGAAAAACAATCCCCGCTCTGATTCTTGGCGGTTTGTTGAGCATGATGATAACGTTAATCCCGAGTCTTGGATTTCGCTTTTTAGTTTAG
- a CDS encoding lysylphosphatidylglycerol synthase transmembrane domain-containing protein — MVPDEGVWEEKMIDITPYIETLTSLNKRGFELIGIAVALYYLSALIYALRWKVVLNAIGKNIPIIELLRITLSSIFVNNVTPMSRGGGEILRITWVAKKYKIPIAISTVSIVYERILEIFPIIFLAVMGVSYFAHHAILITLSLLLVAVIVWFNWEKIVILSFKLLKIKLSHEELVNLLSLRKRASLTMMGVGLSFLVWFLDIMRLKVIALAFSWNPSIKFLAIISLANLIFGLMAFTPGGVGIVEGGLIGTLVYFGIPSTLAISITLIERFISYVMSSAVGFATLVVSGGAEIWKALKSH; from the coding sequence GTGGTACCTGATGAAGGAGTATGGGAAGAGAAGATGATCGACATAACTCCATACATTGAGACACTTACCTCACTAAACAAAAGAGGATTCGAATTGATAGGCATTGCAGTTGCTTTGTACTACTTAAGCGCCCTTATCTATGCCCTTCGCTGGAAAGTTGTCCTAAATGCAATTGGAAAGAACATTCCCATAATTGAACTCCTACGAATAACCCTTTCCTCAATTTTTGTCAACAACGTGACCCCAATGAGTAGAGGTGGAGGGGAGATCCTCAGGATAACTTGGGTTGCAAAAAAGTATAAGATACCCATTGCTATTTCAACAGTCAGTATAGTGTACGAGCGAATTTTGGAGATATTTCCGATAATTTTCTTAGCTGTTATGGGGGTGTCTTATTTCGCCCACCATGCCATTTTAATCACACTATCCCTACTTCTTGTTGCAGTTATTGTCTGGTTCAACTGGGAAAAGATTGTAATTCTATCGTTTAAACTGCTTAAAATCAAATTGAGTCATGAGGAGCTTGTTAACTTGCTGTCTCTCAGAAAAAGAGCATCGCTAACTATGATGGGGGTTGGATTGAGCTTTTTAGTATGGTTCTTGGATATCATGAGACTCAAGGTTATAGCACTTGCTTTTAGCTGGAATCCAAGCATAAAGTTTCTGGCAATAATCTCACTTGCAAACTTGATATTTGGTCTTATGGCATTTACCCCCGGAGGCGTTGGCATAGTGGAAGGGGGACTCATAGGAACCCTCGTCTATTTTGGTATCCCTTCAACATTGGCCATCTCAATAACACTGATTGAGCGCTTCATATCCTATGTAATGAGCTCAGCAGTAGGATTTGCAACATTAGTGGTGTCTGGAGGTGCTGAAATATGGAAAGCCTTAAAATCGCATTAG